Within the Gracilinema caldarium DSM 7334 genome, the region ATGTAGTGCTCTACCGGGAGACCTACGAATATAATGAAAAACTTAAGAACATGGAAAAAGAATTAGCGGAGCTCACCCAATTTGCTTTGAAATTCGACAAATTACTGCGGGATAACCTGGGCCCCCTGGGAATGCTCGTAGAACAGATCAGCTCCATCGACAGCCGGCTCAGCGAGAGCCTGGCTGATATAGAAAAGCTGTCGGCCGAATTGGAGCAGGGAACCTTTAGTTCGAACCTGAACCTGGTGTCGGATCGATTAATTTCTACTATTATTTCGGGCCGGATGCGATCTGAGGTGGTGGATGATATTCTTAAAAAAATGGCCGATCCTATTTCGGATGTCCAACAGATCGATTTTGATATAACCCTTACCGAAACGGTTTCTGATTCCCTCGATTTTAAGGCCCTGGCAGAAAATATGCAGATCCTGGTAGAGCGGGGTATCCACGATCTTTCCATGGTAGGAAGTTCCGCCCCTGGGGTTACCGCGGCTGACGGTGCGGCGGCTGTCGATAACGCGGCTCAGACTGCGGCTGACGAGACTGCGGCACAGGCGGAACCGGCCACAAATACTGCCCCAGAGCAGGCCGCTCCGCAAGAAACACCCTCAGCGCGGCCTGCTTGGGTGCCCCCTGAACCGCGGGCAAAACAAAGCGCTGGAGGTGAGCGGGCCTACCGGGCGGCCATAAGCCGGGCCAACCCCACGATGATTCTCTTTTTGCTGGACCAGTCGGGCTCCATGGAACATCATTTTAGTGGAGGATATTCCCGCGCCGCATATCTGGCCATGGTGGTGGACCAGGCCATAGAAGAGCTGAGTGTCCGCTGTAATAAGGCCGATGGTATCCGGGATTATTTTTATATTGCCGCCCTTGGATATGGGAATGATGAAATCCGCACCGTTATTGGCACGGAAAATACACCCTGGGTGCCAATTTCCGTTCTGGCCCGCTCTCCCCGGGAAATTTACCGGGACGGGGATGGCATACCCCATCCCCGGTGGATTCTCCCCCAGATGCAGGGCAGTACCCCCATGCGGGCCGCTATGGAAAAGGCCTGCTATGTGGTGGCCGACTGGTGCGAAGCCCATCCTGCATCCTACCCGCCGACGGTCATCAATATTACCGATGGGGACCCCACCGATGGCAGTCCCGAGGAGGCCGCGGAGATCCTCCGGAAGCTCCACACCGATGATGGGGAGGCCCTGCTCTTTAACCTTCATGTGGGAGAGCCGGGGGACGGTTCCCAAAAGAATGTGGTCTTTCCCGGCACCTCCGATGGTCTGGGTGAGTACGGCAAACTTCTGTACCGTATGTCCAGCCCCTTCCCGCCCCATCTGCGGGATGCGGCTATCGCCGAGGGCTTCAGCATCAGCCCCACCGCCCGGTTCTTTGCCTATGGGGCTGAGGCAAAGCTGGCAACCCGCTTCCTTAACCTGGGAACTCGGCCGGCGAGGATGACCTGATGGCCGCGGTCGGTCGCTGTTTTACTTTTCCCGTTCATGGCGAAACCGGGGAAGACCGCTGGGCCTGGGCAAGGGCGCCGCAGGGTGCTTCCTGCTATGTCCTCTGTGATGGGGCAAGCGAAAGTTTCGATGGGGCGACCTGGGCGGGAACCCTTGCCCAGGTGCTTGCCCGGGGGCTCCTCATGGCCGGTGCCGAAATAAAAAAGGATGCGCAGCGGGAGCACCAGCATTTCATCAACCTGATTAAAGAAGCCCAAAAAATATACGCCCAGCAATCCCAAATGCTGGTTCCTGGCGAGCTCGAGTGGCTGAATCGGCAGGCCCTGGCTCGAGGCTCCTGGTCTACGGTGCTGGCCCTGCGCTTTTCTCCCCACAATTCCTATGCGGACCTTTGGGCCCTGGGTGATACGATGCTCTTTTTGCGGGATGGGGATCGCGTTGTGGCTTCCTTTCCTCTTTTGGAGGCTAAGGCGACACCGGATAACCCGCTTTTGGTACCGAGCCGGGGTACGGTCCCCTCCGAGTGGTGTCGCAGGCGGCTTAATCTGCGTGCTTTACATAAGCCGCGATTGCTTCTTACCACCGATGCGCTGGGCTATTATATGCTTGCCCGCCCTGAATCGGAACGGCTTTTGCTCTGGGACTTCTGGTCCCGTGCTCCGAAGGAAGCATTAGATTCCTGGTTGATGAACGAACAGCGCCGCGGTGCCTTGCCTTCCGATGATTGTACCTTTTTGGAGCTGTTGCCATGAGCGGCTGGCCGAGTCTTCAGGAGTATAACCGGGCTCTATTGAATAGCAGTGAAAACCTGCGCATTTCGGGCCTCTCGGACCTCCGGCTTGAGCTGAACAACCTGGGCCTGCCCAATGCCCTTTCGGGGGGCTTTGCCTACATTTACCAGCTTTCCTATCGGGGCGGGAAAAAGGCCCTCCGGCTTTTCCATTCGGTGAGCCAGGACCGGCTCCCCGCCCTGCAGAAGGCCTACACCCTGCTCGGTACCCTGCGCAGGACCGCCGACGCCCTTTCAGACCATTTGGTCGAAGCCCTCTGGATATCCGACTGTCTAAAGGTTAATGGAAATCTTGTGCCTGGGGTCGTCATGGATTGGGTCCAGGCACCAACTTTGGGTACCTGGTTGGAACAGAATTACCGGAATGGTGAGGCCTTGAACCGTTTGCGATACCGGCTGGCACAACTGCAGGGGGCCTTGGAGACTCAGCAGGTGGTCCATGGGGATATCCAGACGGGGAACCTGGCTGTAAGAAGTGATGGACATATTCTTCTTTTAGACTATGACGGCTTTCAGCAGGCGGGATCGGAGTACCGCTCTTGGGAGCAGGGCCATATTCACTTTCAGCATCCTGACACCTTCAGTACCTGGACCGCCGGTGGGGCGGTAGGATCTGGGACTGCAGGGGCTGGGCCATCCGGCTTTGTGACTGGGGTGGAGCTCTCCCGGATACAGGCCATCGATAGGTTCCCCTTTATCGTCATCGATCTGGGTCTGGCTTTGCTCGCGGCACAGCCTGCACTGTTTGACCAGTTTTGTCAGGGCGAGAACATTGTCTTTACCGCCGACGATTTTATCGATCCCCGGGGGAGTGCCGCCCTGGCCGCCCTGGGTACGGTCCAGGAACTGGAGGGAGCCCGAAGCGCCTTTTTGAGCATCTGCGAAGGGCCTGCGTCGGCGGTCCCGAGTCTGCGGGACTTTCATGAAGCCTGCGGTATCCATCTGACCGAAGCAGGGCAGGTAAGAACCGGGGCGGTGCAATTCACCGTAGAAAAACCCTGGGAGGGGGAAAAAGCCGGTGAACAGGAAACGGTAGGGCGTAAAAGGCGGAATCGGGCTTACCGCAGTGTGTACCCGGTCTATGATGGGCGGAACTTTCCCCTGGGGAATAGTGCGCCGATGGGCCAGAAAATTGAATTGATCGGCAAGGTCCGTGAGGTAAAATACGGCTTTACCAAGTACGGGAAGCCCTATGCCTTTGTTAATTTTACCGACTGGAAACAGGATGGAATAAAACTTATTTTCTGGTCCGAAGATCTGGAGGCCTGCCGGGACCGGAAGCCCGATGTTACCTGGGAGGGGAAATGGATAAGTGCCATCGGTCTTGTGGATGAGCCCTACAAAAGTCCCAAATTCAGTACCCTGCAATATTCCATCACTATCCATGAACCGAATCAGATCAGGTTGATTTCCGAATCCGAGGCCCGGCGGCGGCTTAAAAAGCATTCCGGCATCGATATGGAGGATTATGATGACGAGGCCGAGGCTGAGGACGAGGCGGAAATTGCCACCGATCCTTTTCTGGGCCGCAGTCCCAGCTTTAGCTCAGGCATATCGGGAAACGCCGCTTACGGGTTTTCCCGTAGCGGGTCAGCTTCGACGGGCACCAAAAAACCGAGCAATGCCGAGCTCTTGCGTCAGCTTTCCAGACCAGCTTCCCCTGCGGCAGAACAGCCCGCCACGGCATCGAGCAGGCAGACCGGGCCCCAAGATGTATGGCCCTACAACACCCTATCGAAGGAGCCTGAAAGTAAAAACCACGGGTGCCTGTGGTTTGTAATTGGTGTCATTGCGGTTGTTCTGTATATATATCTAACGGGCAGGCATTAAAGGGGTGGGCAGGTATTCCCTTACTTCTGCATCTTGATTTTATCAATATGTGTACATATGTTGTATGTATGAAGGAAAAATTCTAATTTGCGATTGCTAGTTGTTTGTCATTGCTATCGTGAGTTCGATTCAGTGATACGAATAATTTCAGCTAGAAAAGCCTCAGCAAAGGAGGAGAAAGTATATGAACGATATAGAAATGCGTGAAGAATATGATTTTGAAGATTCCATCAAGAATCCGTACATACCCAAGCTTAAGAAGCCCATAACTATACGGTTAGATAATGAAACTATTGTTTATTTTAAAAAATTGGCAAAGGATTCTGGTATTCCATATCAGACTTTGATGAATTATTTCCTTACACAATGTGCAAAAGAGCACAAGAAACCTGAGATAATCTGGAAATAATCTATTCTAACTTCCTCAGTCAAAATTAAAAATAAATCTTATGCTTTCCTTATCCCTGTGCTGATTTGTGAGCCATTTTGTCAGCGTACATCGCGGCATCGAGGCGAGTAAGAAATGAATCTGCATTGGTATCGATAGCAGGGTCATAAAGTGCTGAGCCGATACTGAAGGAAAGGCGGAACTTTCGGTCTGTTCTGGCCGTATGAGCGGCTGCGAGGGTGTTCAAACGGTCAGACACTTCAATTAAGGTTTGTTTCCCTGCCCCTGGAAGCAGTAGGACAAATTCGTCGCCGCCATAACGGGCTACAAAATCATCTTGCCTGACTGCGGAACGCAGGATGTCTGCGGCTTCTTCGAGGGCCTTATCCCCTGCTTCGTGGCCAAAGGTATCGTTAATTTTTTTAAAATCATCAATATCGATGAGGATGCCCCCAAAATATTTGCCCCCCATGCTCCCCTTTACCAGGTGCTCCAATGTTTCGTCGAGACTGCGTCTATTGGCGGTTCCCGTCAGATGATCAATCCCACTTCTTTTCCGTTGGATATTTAAAATTGCCGTAACCAGGAAAATAGTTGCTGTTGGCCATATAAGGACAGTACCGTAGAACATGACCTGAAAGACAGCGGCCAGTACCATAGGAAGGGGGAATGCAAGGAGGGTAAGACTGATCCTGGTACTTGTCTTTTTTCTTCCTGTTATTACGGGTACAAAAGAAAAGAGGGTCAAACTAAAAACAAGTGTGGCAAATACTGGAAAACCAGGACCCCTGGAGTACCTATTAGTTTCATCTATAAGAAATAAGAATCCGGTGAGGGGGGTTAAAAGGGCCACCAGGGCTATGAACCCGTTAAATAACACAAGGGGACCTATAAACTTGGTAATCCTCTCCTCGCTGTGGTTTGTTTGATAATCAGCGTAGAGAATATAGAGAGAAGTTGGCATGGCATGGAATGCGTAGTATAGTATACTCGCTGTGTATAAGCCTATCCGTGCGGCGAGTCCGGGGATACCGTCCAGGAGCCACATAGCCAGGTCTGTTATAAGCATGATAATTGTTGCGTAGATGAACGCAAGGAAAAGCCGCAGATCGAGGCTATGCTGGTTATTGCGGCTAGACGATGCACGATGTAGCGACTCCACAGCTATAAAAAGGATGATGATACAGAGCAGATTGATTTCGATTCTTAATACTGTATCCACCTATAGCCCACCTATTTATTCCCCGTGTCAAACTACTGTAAACCATAGTACGAAAATAGGGGCAATTCAAGAAGAACAGAGTTCCATATTGATGAACAGCTGGGTCTTTACAGCCTGGCCCTAAATTCTGCCTAAGAGCCGGTAGTAGGCGAGGCCTATCCATTCGCGGATGAGTCGGGTGGTGCGTTGGAGGGCCCAGGGGTCGGGAAAGAGGTCTGCAGGAAGGAGCAGGGGCTCGGCCTGGCTGTCTACCGAGAAGGGCTGAACATCTAAGCCCTGTTTGCGGCAAATGGCCATGGCCCGGGGTAGGTGCCAGGCGGAGCTTACCAGGAGTACCGGTGCCTGGTCAGGCCTACCGTCCGGACTATGGTCTGCTGTTCTGTCTGATACTTCAGCGCCAGCGGTATCGTTCTTTGTGTCGCGTAAGGTTTCGAGGATGGCCTTGCTGTAGATGATATTTTCATAGGTGTTTCGTGATTTTTCTTCTATAATAACCACATTTTTTGGCACCCCCATGAACTCCAGTAGTTCTGCCATATAGGGAGCTTCCCGCTGATCGGGAAAGGTTATGGATCCGGAGCCGCCGCTTGCGATGATCACTGGGGCTGCTCCGGCCCGGTATAGGGCTGCCGCTGTAACAATTCGTTCAAAGCTGTCGTTCGCTTCGACCTGCCCAGGCTGTGAAGCGACGGGATCCACAGTGCCGCCCAGGAGCAGAATCGCCCGGTAGGGCCCCCGGGCGGTGAGTTCATCTAACGTGGCTCCAGTAAAGGACCGGGGAATTTCGTACCATTGGGAAATGAGCCGGACGACGAGGGGTAGCGAAACGACACTGGTGCCCAGGATGATGCAGAGGCCGATACGACGCAGCCAGATCTGGAGCCTGTTCCGGGGCTTTAGGACAATTAAGGCCCAGAGCGCAAAACCGAGGCAGACCGGCAGGGGCGAGGTAAAGAGGGGACGCAGGATTTTAGAAATGTAAAATAGTATGGTCCCCATGTTGCATCATTCCATCAGTACTGTCAGTATTGCCGGGCCCCTGCAGGGTGGCCCCTTAGGTATTCACAAAGGCTGCTTTGAGGAGCTCCAGGTCCAGTTCCGGATAGACCGGGAAGCGGGAAAGGAGGGCTGCAACCCGTTTCAGGGCTTCCATTTTCACGTCCGCTTGCACCTCATATTTTGCCTTGCTGGGCTTGGAGGGATCCTTGGTATCCGGTGTGGGTTTTGTTCCCTTGAGCACCAGGCTGATGATGGCCCCAAGCTCTTCCATTTCCTTGTTGCCCATGCCGAGGGTGGTAACCGCGGCGGTACCAATCCGGAGGCCCGAGGTGTACCAGGGGCCGTTGGGATCAAAGGGGAGGCTGTTCCGGTTCAGGGTGATGCCGCATTCATGAAGGGCGCTTTCAGCCTGGCGGCCTGTGATGCCCAGGTTACGGACGTTTACGAGGAAGAGGTGGTTGTCGGTGCCGCCGGTGAGCACTTCGAGGCCGCCCTTCATACAGGCTGCGGCGAGGGCCTGGCTGTTTTCTACAATCCGGTGGGCATAGTCCTGGAACGCTGGTGATCCCGCTTCCCGGAAGGCTACTGCCTTGGCGGCAATGACATGGGGGAGGGGGCCGCCCATGGTGAGGGGACAGCCCTTATCGAGGGCTTCGGCGAATTCTTTGGTGGAAAGGACGAGCCCTGCCCGGGGACCGCGGAGGGTCTTGTGGGTTGTGGTGGTTACCACATGGGCAAAGGGGATGGGATTGTAGTCTCCGGTAAAGACCTTGCCCGCCACGAGCCCGGCAAAGTGGGCCATGTCGACCATAAAGACCGCGCCGACCTTGTCGGCGATTTCCCGCATACGGCGGAAATTGATTTTTCTTGGATATGCCGAATAGCCCGCAAGGAGTATGAGGGGCCGGATTTCGAGGGCCTTTTTCTCGATATTATCATAGTCCAAGAGCCCCGTTTCTTTGGAAACCGTGTAGCTGTATACGTCGAACATTCGGGCTGAGACATTGTAGCGGTACCCGTGGGTCAGGTGTCCGCCGGAATAATAGTCGAGGCCAAGCAGTTTCTGGTTTCCCAGGGC harbors:
- a CDS encoding YdcF family protein, encoding MGTILFYISKILRPLFTSPLPVCLGFALWALIVLKPRNRLQIWLRRIGLCIILGTSVVSLPLVVRLISQWYEIPRSFTGATLDELTARGPYRAILLLGGTVDPVASQPGQVEANDSFERIVTAAALYRAGAAPVIIASGGSGSITFPDQREAPYMAELLEFMGVPKNVVIIEEKSRNTYENIIYSKAILETLRDTKNDTAGAEVSDRTADHSPDGRPDQAPVLLVSSAWHLPRAMAICRKQGLDVQPFSVDSQAEPLLLPADLFPDPWALQRTTRLIREWIGLAYYRLLGRI
- a CDS encoding nucleic acid-binding OB-fold tRNA/helicase-type, whose amino-acid sequence is MSGWPSLQEYNRALLNSSENLRISGLSDLRLELNNLGLPNALSGGFAYIYQLSYRGGKKALRLFHSVSQDRLPALQKAYTLLGTLRRTADALSDHLVEALWISDCLKVNGNLVPGVVMDWVQAPTLGTWLEQNYRNGEALNRLRYRLAQLQGALETQQVVHGDIQTGNLAVRSDGHILLLDYDGFQQAGSEYRSWEQGHIHFQHPDTFSTWTAGGAVGSGTAGAGPSGFVTGVELSRIQAIDRFPFIVIDLGLALLAAQPALFDQFCQGENIVFTADDFIDPRGSAALAALGTVQELEGARSAFLSICEGPASAVPSLRDFHEACGIHLTEAGQVRTGAVQFTVEKPWEGEKAGEQETVGRKRRNRAYRSVYPVYDGRNFPLGNSAPMGQKIELIGKVREVKYGFTKYGKPYAFVNFTDWKQDGIKLIFWSEDLEACRDRKPDVTWEGKWISAIGLVDEPYKSPKFSTLQYSITIHEPNQIRLISESEARRRLKKHSGIDMEDYDDEAEAEDEAEIATDPFLGRSPSFSSGISGNAAYGFSRSGSASTGTKKPSNAELLRQLSRPASPAAEQPATASSRQTGPQDVWPYNTLSKEPESKNHGCLWFVIGVIAVVLYIYLTGRH
- a CDS encoding glycine hydroxymethyltransferase translates to MQKNPVALYLSKTPPDKIDTALLAYLCNLQETAQVAPEIAASIVKELENQRKRVKLIASENYCSMAVQLAMGNLLTDKYAEGMPNHRFYAGNENVDAIESLAAEEACKVFGAEYANVQPHCGADANLLAYWAILATRVEAPALEKYGETNLYKLTDEQWKELKTALGNQKLLGLDYYSGGHLTHGYRYNVSARMFDVYSYTVSKETGLLDYDNIEKKALEIRPLILLAGYSAYPRKINFRRMREIADKVGAVFMVDMAHFAGLVAGKVFTGDYNPIPFAHVVTTTTHKTLRGPRAGLVLSTKEFAEALDKGCPLTMGGPLPHVIAAKAVAFREAGSPAFQDYAHRIVENSQALAAACMKGGLEVLTGGTDNHLFLVNVRNLGITGRQAESALHECGITLNRNSLPFDPNGPWYTSGLRIGTAAVTTLGMGNKEMEELGAIISLVLKGTKPTPDTKDPSKPSKAKYEVQADVKMEALKRVAALLSRFPVYPELDLELLKAAFVNT
- a CDS encoding sensor domain-containing diguanylate cyclase; the encoded protein is MDTVLRIEINLLCIIILFIAVESLHRASSSRNNQHSLDLRLFLAFIYATIIMLITDLAMWLLDGIPGLAARIGLYTASILYYAFHAMPTSLYILYADYQTNHSEERITKFIGPLVLFNGFIALVALLTPLTGFLFLIDETNRYSRGPGFPVFATLVFSLTLFSFVPVITGRKKTSTRISLTLLAFPLPMVLAAVFQVMFYGTVLIWPTATIFLVTAILNIQRKRSGIDHLTGTANRRSLDETLEHLVKGSMGGKYFGGILIDIDDFKKINDTFGHEAGDKALEEAADILRSAVRQDDFVARYGGDEFVLLLPGAGKQTLIEVSDRLNTLAAAHTARTDRKFRLSFSIGSALYDPAIDTNADSFLTRLDAAMYADKMAHKSAQG
- a CDS encoding BrnA antitoxin family protein, producing the protein MNDIEMREEYDFEDSIKNPYIPKLKKPITIRLDNETIVYFKKLAKDSGIPYQTLMNYFLTQCAKEHKKPEIIWK